Below is a window of Acidobacteriota bacterium DNA.
CTCGCCGATCCCCGGGAACAGCGCCGCGGCCCCCTCGTCCAGCCGTCCCCAGCCGGCGAGGGTCCGGCGGACCGTCTGCACCACGGTCCCGTCGGCCCCGTGGCGGTTCAGGACCACCGAGGCCGCGTCCCGCCCCGGGTTCACCAGCGTCAGCCGGGTGTAACCGGATCCCGCTCGCACCACCGGGAAGGCCAGCTCCGTCAGGACGTCCCAGGGCCCCGGCGTCTTGACCCCGTCCATGTCGTCCCCAGCCGGCGCCGTGCCCAGGTAGAACCCCTGCACGCTGGGCGTGGTGGCGAAGGAGCGCACCCACCGCCCCGGCTGGTCCGCCCCGGCGCCCACCGCGTCCCGCAGGTACATCGCCGACTGCCCCTTCGCCCCCAGTGTCAGCAGCCCGGCCGACAGCGCCTGGGCGTGGCCGTCCTCCAGGAGTTCGAAGAGCACCTGCGCCGGCTGTGACCCCGTGTTCACCACCGAAAAGGAGGTCCAGGAGCTCCGGGGGTAGTACGCCCCGTTCGTCCCCTGCGGCAGGGTCTGCACCAGCCCGTCCTTCCCGTACACCCCCCCGGCCTGGGTCCCCCCGCCGAGGGTCACCAGCGTGGTCACCCCCACGTTCCGCGCGTTTCCCGAGGCGTCCGTCAGGATCCCCCCCACCATCTCCGTCATCGCCCTGGAAAAACCCAGGTGCCCCGCGACGTCCGTCACGTACAGCGACAGCGTGGGGTCGTCGGTGTACCCCACCAGGGCGTCCGGGCCGTTGAGACCGTCGAAGTTCCCCAGCCGCACCGAGGAGGGGGTGTGCGGCAGGTCGACCCGCTGCGCGCCCGCCGTGTCGAACACGTTCCCCTCCAGTGCCCGGACGGCCACCAACTGCTTCGTCCCCTTCACCGCCACCGCCAGGTCGTCCCGGCCGTCCCGGTTCAGGTCCCCCGCGTCCACGTCCGACGGTTCCGCACCCAGGCCCGTCAGGTCTGCCCGGGTGAAGGCGCCCGACCCGTCGTTCCAGAACACCGACACCCCGCCGCCGGCGCGGCACGCGGCGGCCAGGTCCGGTTTCCCGTCGGCGTTGAAGTCCCCCACCGCCAGCGCCTCCGGGCCTGCCAGCGTGGCGTAGACCTGCGCCTCCGAGAAGGCGTCGCCCCGCACCACCTCCAGGGCGGACCCGGAGGCGCTCACCGACACGCTGTCCTTGTGGCCGTCCCCGTCCACGTCCGCCGTGGTCAGCACGGTGGGCGCCGTGTCGATCTTCACCCTCCGCCACGCCCTCGCCGCCGCCGGCTGCGGCTTCTTCCACGTGTCGAACACGCTTTCCCAGGGGTAAACCGCCAGGACCCCCGATTCCTCCCCCACCAGGAGGTCCGGTTTCCCGTCCCCCGTCACGTCCGAGGCCGCCACCGCCGCCGGCGCGTCGCCCGACAGGCCGCGCACCTGCAGCCCCGCGAAGCCGCCGTCCGGCTGCCCCAGGCTCCAGTACACCGCGTTGTCTCCTTCCGCCACGGCCACCAGGTCCTCGCGGCCATCCCGGTCCACGTCCGCCAGCACGGTGTCCTTCAGCGAGCCCCCGAGGCTGTACACCGACTGCGCCCCGCTCCCCTCCCCGCTCTTCTCGAACAGCCCCACGTGGGGGTCCGGGCCCACCGGCGCCGGTCCCGGCGCCCCCCCCGACTGGTGCTGGGTCAGCACCGACACGATGAAGCCCGGGTGGGCGAGGTCGAAGACGAAGCCCCGGAGGTCGGCGCACAGCAGCGTCGCCGCCTGGGCCCCGACGCCCCCGGGCCCCCAGTTGGTCGCCCCCGTCGCCGGCCACACGCCGCCGCCGACCCCCAGCGTCACGCCCAGGAACACGCCCCCGTTCCGGGGCGTCCAAGCCGCGGTGCTCTCGTTGAACCGGATCAGGAAGTAGTTTTCGCCCGCCACGTAGCGCAGCAGCTGCGCCGCCTGGGGGCCGATCCCGGCCAGGGCCGCCCCGGCCACGGGCTCGGGCCTTCCGCCGGTGCCCAGGGCGTACTCCGCCACGGCCAGGTCCAGCACCCGCTCGTCCCCCGCGGGGACCGGCGACGCCGTCGCCAGGGTCCCCGTCGCCAGCGTCTGGCTCAGCAGGGACTTTGCCGGCAGGTTCACCCTGACCAGCATCGGGTCCGCCGGCGAGGCCGCCGGGAAGGCGTCCGGGGCGACGCGCAGCGTGAGCGCCGACGCCGGCAGCACCTGGGAGGCGCTCCCCGGGTACACCGCCCCCGTCTTCGACGCGTCCGCGTAGCACTCCACGCCCACCGCCGTCGTCTGGGGCGGGTTCACCACCAGTTCCGTGGAGTACTCGCTGCCGACGGGGCTCGTGTTCCCCGGGTGCGCCTCCGTGACGGTCCGGATCCGGAACCGGTTCGCCTGGTTCCGCTTCAGGGCCACCGGCAGGCTCGACACCGCCTTGTCGGACGTCGCGGCCTCCAGCACCCACGTCTCGAGCCCGGCGCCCGACGGGGCCTTCGTCGTTTCCAGGCGCCAGATCTCGTACCCTCCCGTCTCCTCCTGGAAGGCGATGGGCGTCCACGCCAGCACCGCGCCCCCCGCCGCTGTCGCCTCCGCCTGGAAGGCCCCCGGCGTCACCGTCTGGGTCACCGACCAGCCCGCCCCGAACTTCAGGTCCAAGAACGCCCGGACAGCCGGGTCCGACGCCGTGAGCGCGTTGTAGTCGAGACGTCCGTCATCGGACGTTTCCAGCTTCGACAGGCCGGTGAGGGCGGCCGGGATCTCACCGGCCAGGGCGTTGCCCCGGAGGGACAGGATCGTCAGGTTCGCCAGGTCCCCGAGCCCTTCCGGCAACGGTCCGCTCAAAGCGTTGTCGGCCAGCGTCAGGGTCTGCAGGTGGGACAGGTTCCCCAGGCTTTCCGGGAGCGGGCCGGACAGCTGGTTGAACTCCGCGTCGAGGTGTTCCAGCTTCGACAGGTTGCCCAGCTCGGCGGGCAGGGGCCCCGTCAGCCGGTTGTCGCCGAGGGCCAGGGCCCGCAGCTCGTGAAGATCCCCCAGTTGCGGGGGAAGGGTCCCGGACAGCCGGTTGACGTTCAGGGACAGGGTTTCCAGGTGGGCCAGGTTTCCCAGCGTGGCGGGGATCTCCCCGGTGAGCTGGTTGTCCGTCAGGACCAGCTCGTGGAGGTTCACCAGGTTGCCGAGTTCGGGGGGGAGGGCCCCGGAGAGCAGGTTGACGTCCAGGTAGAGGGACTCGAGCCCGGTCAGGTTTCCCAGCCAGGACGGGAGGAAGCCCGTCAGCCGGTTGTTGGCCAGGGCGAGGACCTGCAGCTGCGCCAGGTTCTGGAACGTGGACGGGATGGGCCCCGTCAGCTCGTTCTCGTACAGCGTGAGGATGCGCAGCGAGGCCAGGCTGCCCAGCTCCGGCGGGAGGGGCCCGCCCAGCCGGTTCTGGTGGAGCTGGAGCGTCTCCAGGGCCCCCAGGGCGCCCAGGGCGGCGGGGAGGGCCCCCGTCAGGCGGTTCTCGCTCAGGTCCAGGACCTGGAGGCTGGTCAGGCTTCCCAGTTCCGGGGGGATCGCCCCCGAGAGCTGGTTGCCCTGGAGTTCCAAAAGTTCCAGCTCGGCCAGCGCCCCCAGCTCGGCCGGGATGGGCCCGGTGAAGGCGTTGAAGTTCAACCCGAGGGTCCGGAGGTCGGCCAGGCTCCCCAGCCAGCGGGGGATGGAACCGGAGAGCTGGTTGTAGGAACCTTTGAAGATCTGCAGGTTCATCAGGCCGGCGTAGGTGTCGGGGATCGTCCCGGTGAACTGGTTGTGCTCCATCGCCAGCCCGGTCAGGCTCGCGCAATTCCCCAGTTCCGGGGGGAGGTTCCCCGTGAACTGGTTGGACTCCAGCCAGAGGGACCGGAGCAGGGAAAGGTTCCCCAGTGAGGCCGGGAGAGCGCCCGAGAACGCGTTGCCGTTGAGGGCCAGCTCCCGGAGGGCGGCCAGGTTGCCGAGGGTGGGCGGGAGCGGGCCGGTGAGGAGGTTGTCGTTGAGGGAGAGCACTTCCAGGGAGGTGAGGTTGCCGATGGACGCGGGCAGGGTCCCCGACAGGTTGTTGCCCATGAACTCCACCACGGTGACGACGTCGTCTCCCACCGTGACGCCGAACCAGCCGCCCTCGGTGCCCGGGAGGGCGAAGCCGTCGGTGTGCAGCGGCGGGGTCTTCCACCCCGAGTTGGCGGTCCAGCCGTCCCCGCCGGTGGCGTTGTAGAGGTCGATGAGCGCCTGGCGCTGGCCGGCAGGGATCGAGGCTGCCGCCCATCCGAAAATCAGGCTCGTCAACAAGAGGGTCGCGAACGCCAGCCACGCCGTGCGAACCATTTCACACCTCCAAGGGGGTCACTACCTCCTATTGTATCCCGCTCCCGCCCTTCCCGTCAGCGGTTTTTTCAAGGCGGCGGCCTCCCGCGCCCGGCGGGCGCCTGCCGTGAGTGCCGCTGGGGCATCGGACGTCTTCTTCCGGACCGTCAGCCTCGCCGCCTGCACTGAATCACGAAGTTCACTCATCGACACTCAGACTGAAATCCATGGAAAAGACAGGTCAACCACAAAGAACACATGGAACGCAAAGAATGATATCCCCGCATAACGTCATATTTCCCCGCGAATCACGCGAATGAACGCGAATCGGAAATCAATAATCACTAGAAATTATCGTGTTATATGTTCGCGCATATTGGCGTTATTCGCGAGAAATATCCCTTTCGCCACTTATTGCGACCGCATCAATATTAGTGAATATTAGTGCAATTAGTGGTTGAAAACAGGATGGACGCGTTGCGGGGCCGGGGTCAGCGGACGGGGTTGACGCGGATGGTGGCGTCGTGCTGGGGAGGCGGCGTGGTGCGGAAGCGGACCCGGACCTTGCCCAGGACGAGGATGTCGTCCGCCTTCAGGGGGACGGCCTCGCCCTCGGGGGTGTTCCGGGCCACGGGGAGGAGCTTCTCCCCCCGCTGGACCCAGGTGCCGTTGCGGCTGCCGGTGTCCGACAGGCGGAAGGCCCCGTCGCGCCAGGTGATGCGGGCGTGCCGGCGGGAGACCCAGAAGTTGGGGTCCGACTCGGAGGCGGGGCGGGCGAAGGCCATGTGGTTGACCCGGACCGTCTCGCCCGTCCGGTGGTTGAGCACCTGCTGCATCCGGCCGAGATTGAACTCCTGGCGGAAGATGCGCAGGGGCGACTGGTAGGCGGTCCCCTCCAGGACCTCGAGCCAGGCGTCCTCGGAGACCTCGGAGCGCGGCGGGATGACCGAGAGGATCCGCTCGCGGTCGTGGGGGCTCATCATCACGGTGACCTCGCCGGGGTCCTCGCCCGGCTGGGGCCAGGAGAACTCCACCCAGCAGGGGGAACGGCCGAACTGGGGCGACTTCCGGTCGTGGCAGCGGACCGTCACCCGCAACCGGTCGAGAAACTGGTACCCCCGGTCCTTGATGTACTCCTCGATGTGCTTCCGGAAATCGGCGTTGTTGAAGAGGGCCTCGTACTCCTCGGCGATCTCGGGACGGGGGGCGTGGAGGTGGATCACCATCCGGTGGGCGACGTAGACCTTGTCATCGACGAAGACCCGGCGGTTCTTCTCGATCTGGCGGCGGATCTGCCGGACAATGTCGAGGGGTTCCCAGGCGCTCCCCCGCCCGGCGAAATCGTGTTCGAACGCCGCCCGGAAAAAGGACTCGAGTTTGTCCAGGACCCCTTTCATGCTCCCCTTCTCTCCCCCCGGTATCGGAATCGGTATCGCAATCGGTATCGCAATCGCAATCCCTCCCCCCGCCGACCCAAATCGCCGCCGATCCCGATCCCGACCCCGAGGGTCGCGTTGGAGGCCGACCATCGGGCCGCCGGAGGATCCTCAAATTCTACACCAGGGACGGGCTCGTGCGCCACCCCTGTTTTCCGGCGGTTTGACAGGGACGGGGCATTGTGCTAAGTTTCCGGATCGCCGGGAAGGAGGACACCATGACCGAGACTGCCGGGAAAAAACGGGTACTGTCGGGGATCCAGCCCACGGGCGGGCTGCACCTGGGGAACTACTTCGCCATGATGAAGCCCATGATCGAGTTCCAGGACTCCAGTGATCTCTTCTGCTTCATCGTGAACTACCACGCCCTCACCACCGTCACCGAGGGGAAGCTGCTCCGCCAGGGGACCCTCGAGGCGGCCATGGATTTCATCGCCCTCGGCCTCGACCCCGACCAGTGCACCTTCTGGGTCCAGGGGGACGTCCCCGAGGTGACGGAACTGACCTGGGTGCTTTCCTGCTCCACCTCCATGGGCCTCCTGGAGCGCTGCCACTCCTACAAGGACAAGGTGGCCCACGGCATCGTCCCCAACCACGGGCTTTTCGCCTACCCCGTCCTCATGGCGGCCGACATCCTTCTCTACCAGGCCCACACGGTCCCCGTGGGCAAGGACCAGAAGCAGCACATCGAGGTGGCCCGGGACATCGCCGAGCGCTTCAACCACGT
It encodes the following:
- a CDS encoding DUF3662 domain-containing protein gives rise to the protein MKGVLDKLESFFRAAFEHDFAGRGSAWEPLDIVRQIRRQIEKNRRVFVDDKVYVAHRMVIHLHAPRPEIAEEYEALFNNADFRKHIEEYIKDRGYQFLDRLRVTVRCHDRKSPQFGRSPCWVEFSWPQPGEDPGEVTVMMSPHDRERILSVIPPRSEVSEDAWLEVLEGTAYQSPLRIFRQEFNLGRMQQVLNHRTGETVRVNHMAFARPASESDPNFWVSRRHARITWRDGAFRLSDTGSRNGTWVQRGEKLLPVARNTPEGEAVPLKADDILVLGKVRVRFRTTPPPQHDATIRVNPVR
- a CDS encoding VCBS repeat-containing protein; protein product: MVRTAWLAFATLLLTSLIFGWAAASIPAGQRQALIDLYNATGGDGWTANSGWKTPPLHTDGFALPGTEGGWFGVTVGDDVVTVVEFMGNNLSGTLPASIGNLTSLEVLSLNDNLLTGPLPPTLGNLAALRELALNGNAFSGALPASLGNLSLLRSLWLESNQFTGNLPPELGNCASLTGLAMEHNQFTGTIPDTYAGLMNLQIFKGSYNQLSGSIPRWLGSLADLRTLGLNFNAFTGPIPAELGALAELELLELQGNQLSGAIPPELGSLTSLQVLDLSENRLTGALPAALGALGALETLQLHQNRLGGPLPPELGSLASLRILTLYENELTGPIPSTFQNLAQLQVLALANNRLTGFLPSWLGNLTGLESLYLDVNLLSGALPPELGNLVNLHELVLTDNQLTGEIPATLGNLAHLETLSLNVNRLSGTLPPQLGDLHELRALALGDNRLTGPLPAELGNLSKLEHLDAEFNQLSGPLPESLGNLSHLQTLTLADNALSGPLPEGLGDLANLTILSLRGNALAGEIPAALTGLSKLETSDDGRLDYNALTASDPAVRAFLDLKFGAGWSVTQTVTPGAFQAEATAAGGAVLAWTPIAFQEETGGYEIWRLETTKAPSGAGLETWVLEAATSDKAVSSLPVALKRNQANRFRIRTVTEAHPGNTSPVGSEYSTELVVNPPQTTAVGVECYADASKTGAVYPGSASQVLPASALTLRVAPDAFPAASPADPMLVRVNLPAKSLLSQTLATGTLATASPVPAGDERVLDLAVAEYALGTGGRPEPVAGAALAGIGPQAAQLLRYVAGENYFLIRFNESTAAWTPRNGGVFLGVTLGVGGGVWPATGATNWGPGGVGAQAATLLCADLRGFVFDLAHPGFIVSVLTQHQSGGAPGPAPVGPDPHVGLFEKSGEGSGAQSVYSLGGSLKDTVLADVDRDGREDLVAVAEGDNAVYWSLGQPDGGFAGLQVRGLSGDAPAAVAASDVTGDGKPDLLVGEESGVLAVYPWESVFDTWKKPQPAAARAWRRVKIDTAPTVLTTADVDGDGHKDSVSVSASGSALEVVRGDAFSEAQVYATLAGPEALAVGDFNADGKPDLAAACRAGGGVSVFWNDGSGAFTRADLTGLGAEPSDVDAGDLNRDGRDDLAVAVKGTKQLVAVRALEGNVFDTAGAQRVDLPHTPSSVRLGNFDGLNGPDALVGYTDDPTLSLYVTDVAGHLGFSRAMTEMVGGILTDASGNARNVGVTTLVTLGGGTQAGGVYGKDGLVQTLPQGTNGAYYPRSSWTSFSVVNTGSQPAQVLFELLEDGHAQALSAGLLTLGAKGQSAMYLRDAVGAGADQPGRWVRSFATTPSVQGFYLGTAPAGDDMDGVKTPGPWDVLTELAFPVVRAGSGYTRLTLVNPGRDAASVVLNRHGADGTVVQTVRRTLAGWGRLDEGAAALFPGIGEGDWVRVTSDRGLSGSSTFGTNGSNAAALEALPGNVKAGTLYSPHVACGDFGVGYFTELTLVCTGAEEAWPDVILHDDAGTELKRVPVNVAARGKARLDVAALMGLTGPTTGYLEIDPKGVAGLTGCVTFGESGPAGRFVTCLPLQGLGHSTYLLGHIANGSVGGWSFYTGVAVLEPDSRARTRLTVKAVGPDGVTLASRELMLEKPSEACPECRQRGIFLLGNLMPELPGMFGGYLLLEPETVSRGLLVFELFGDYGGRFLSAVPAIALD
- the trpS gene encoding tryptophan--tRNA ligase, with protein sequence MTETAGKKRVLSGIQPTGGLHLGNYFAMMKPMIEFQDSSDLFCFIVNYHALTTVTEGKLLRQGTLEAAMDFIALGLDPDQCTFWVQGDVPEVTELTWVLSCSTSMGLLERCHSYKDKVAHGIVPNHGLFAYPVLMAADILLYQAHTVPVGKDQKQHIEVARDIAERFNHVYGDTFVLPDPLIDPDVAVVPGLDGQKMSKSYRNTLEIFDEEASIRKKVMSIVTDCTPVEAPKDPDKCNVFKLYSLFATPWEKTDLADRYRQGGMGYAVAKEMLAEKINACFRPYRERRREIARDRQGVERTLAMGAEKARYVARKTLQKVRRKTGLDYAKS